In Bacillus sp. FJAT-52991, a single window of DNA contains:
- a CDS encoding response regulator transcription factor: MIRVLIVDDHQLVGEGTKNMIEQEQNFDVTYLMDIDNVINRSREEPFDIYLLDMNMPDCSGLELTQRIFKFHKGAKIILYTGFEYTSQFNLLIDSGVSGIISKSASKQELLMAIHAVLNGYTLIPISLLSQLRLSDVTVQTTSTSTKKQTNVSVTQKELEILEGISKGRGNKEIAEELFMSVRAVEYNLTKIYKKFKVNSRSEALAEAVRMGIINVNL; encoded by the coding sequence TTGATACGCGTTTTGATTGTGGATGACCACCAACTGGTGGGAGAAGGAACGAAAAATATGATTGAGCAGGAACAAAATTTCGATGTCACATACCTTATGGATATTGATAACGTGATTAATAGAAGTCGGGAAGAGCCATTTGATATTTACTTATTGGATATGAATATGCCGGATTGTTCCGGTCTTGAACTTACCCAAAGAATTTTTAAATTTCACAAAGGCGCCAAAATCATTCTTTATACAGGCTTTGAATATACATCTCAATTTAATTTATTAATTGACTCAGGAGTTAGCGGAATTATCAGCAAATCTGCTTCTAAACAGGAGCTTCTGATGGCGATTCATGCTGTATTAAATGGATATACCCTTATTCCTATCTCATTATTAAGTCAATTAAGACTCTCAGATGTTACAGTTCAAACTACAAGCACCAGCACGAAGAAACAAACTAATGTTTCTGTCACTCAGAAAGAGTTAGAGATACTTGAAGGGATTTCAAAAGGGAGAGGGAATAAGGAAATTGCTGAAGAATTATTTATGAGTGTTCGGGCGGTGGAATATAATTTAACAAAAATCTACAAAAAGTTTAAAGTCAATTCTCGATCAGAAGCTTTAGCTGAAGCCGTACGAATGGGAATTATTAATGTAAATCTATAA